Proteins encoded together in one Lathyrus oleraceus cultivar Zhongwan6 chromosome 5, CAAS_Psat_ZW6_1.0, whole genome shotgun sequence window:
- the LOC127082717 gene encoding F-box protein SKP2A — translation MVGNYNLKTEDLNLNLWFENLMMVAGGEKGGNMKVGVITEWKDIPVELLMHILSLVDDQAVIRASGVCRGWRDSIYFGLARLSLSWCNKNMNNLVISLVPKFAKLQTLILRQDKPQLEDEAVRTIANFCHDLQILDLSKSFKLTDASLFAIAHGCRDLTKLNISACSAFSDNALAYLAGFCRKLKVLNLCGCVRAASDTALQAIGHYCNQLQSLNLGWCDEVSDVGVMSLAYGCPDLRTVDLCGCLKITDDSVIALANRCPHLRSLGLYFCKNITDNAMYSLAQSKVKNRMWEAVKGGNEEDGLRNLNISQCTSLTPSAVQAVCDSSPALHTCSGRHSLIMSGCLNLTSVHCACAIHAHRGIKTFPHTAH, via the exons ATGGTTGGGAATTATAATCTGAAAACTGAggatttgaatttgaatttgtgGTTTGAGAATCTTATGATGGTTGCTGGTGGTGAGAAAGGAGGGAATATGAAGGTTGGTGTGATTACTGAATGGAAAGATATTCCTGTGGAGCTTTTGATGCATATTTTGTCACTTGTGGATGATCAGGCGGTGATTAGAGCTTCTGGTGTTTGTCGTGGTTGGAGAGATTCTATTTACTTTGGCCTTGCTCGTTTGTCACTCTCTTG GTGTAACAAGAACATGAACAATTTGGTCATATCTCTTGTTCCAAAGTTTGCGAAATTGCAAACGCTAATCCTTCGTCAAGATAAGCCACAACTAGAGGATGAGGCTGTTAGGACTATTGCAAATTTCTGTCATGACCTGCAGATTCTTGACCTCAGCAAAAGTTTCAAGCTCACAGATGCATCACTGTTTGCTATAGCCCATGGTTGTCGCGATCTTACAAAACTAAACATCAGTGCATGTTCAGCATTTAGTGACAATGCTTTGGCCTACCTTGCTGGTTTCTGTAGAAAACTCAAAGTTCTAAATCTATGTGGATGTGTTAGAGCAGCTTCTGATACTGCACTTCAG GCTATTGGACACTACTGCAATCAGCTACAGTCTTTGAACCTTGGATGGTGTGATGAGGTTAGTGATGTTGGAGTAATGAGTTTAGCATATGGCTGTCCTGATCTTAGAACAGTTGACTTGTGTGGCTGTCTCAAGATTACAG ATGATAGTGTGATTGCTTTGGCAAACAGGTGCCCTCACCTGAGGTCCCTTGGACTGTACTTCTGCAAGAACATAACAGACAATGCAATGTATTCCTTAGCACAAAGCAAGGTAAAGAACAGGATGTGGGAAGCTGTGAAAGGAGGAAATGAAGAAGATGGACTAAGGAATTTGAACATTAGTCAGTGCACTTCACTCACTCCTTCTGCTGTTCAGGCGGTTTGTGATTCATCCCCTGCACTCCACACATGCTCTGGAAGACACTCACTCATCATGAGTGGTTGTCTCAATTTGACTTCTGTACATTGTGCTTGTGCTATTCATGCACACCGAGGAATCAAAACCTTCCCTCATACTGCTCATTAA